A DNA window from Rossellomorea marisflavi contains the following coding sequences:
- a CDS encoding YtxH domain-containing protein → MKVKSLMYGLIVGGIVAGAGSLLSAPSSGKELRGKLKDKQNEWKLTLEDLKERANELKESIGTLSQESKETVLQLSKDLQASIKEWQISTAPNNERLQKEIETVRQTIEDLEKSIDLPGSSQPK, encoded by the coding sequence ATGAAAGTGAAATCATTGATGTACGGTTTGATCGTTGGTGGCATCGTCGCAGGTGCCGGCTCCCTTCTTTCAGCCCCTTCTTCAGGGAAGGAATTGAGGGGGAAACTGAAAGATAAGCAGAATGAATGGAAGCTGACACTGGAAGACTTAAAAGAGCGCGCAAATGAACTGAAGGAATCTATCGGAACGCTTTCTCAGGAAAGCAAGGAAACCGTTCTTCAGCTTTCGAAAGATCTGCAGGCTTCGATTAAAGAGTGGCAAATATCGACCGCTCCAAATAACGAGCGCCTGCAAAAAGAAATCGAAACCGTGAGGCAAACGATTGAAGATCTCGAAAAATCC
- a CDS encoding tryptophan transporter gives MNTKTLVSLSLLIGIGTALHAVIPGIFLGMKPDMMLTMMFLGIMLFPAKKNVLLVGLLTGVISGLTTQFPGGFLPNLIDKPVTAFVFYGLFLLTRKYSRSILGAIVLTAIGTLVSGAIFLGSASVIVGLPGAFIALFAAVVLPATVVNAGAMFVVYPIINGILKRSSISEAVTSDQLQ, from the coding sequence ATGAATACAAAAACGCTGGTATCCCTATCACTATTGATCGGGATCGGAACTGCACTGCATGCCGTAATCCCAGGGATCTTCCTCGGGATGAAGCCGGACATGATGCTTACGATGATGTTTTTAGGGATCATGCTGTTCCCTGCCAAGAAGAATGTACTGCTTGTGGGACTGTTGACCGGTGTCATTTCCGGATTAACCACCCAGTTCCCTGGAGGATTCCTCCCGAACCTGATCGACAAGCCCGTGACTGCTTTTGTTTTTTACGGATTATTCTTGCTTACAAGAAAGTACTCCCGATCCATTTTGGGAGCAATCGTACTGACAGCCATCGGAACACTCGTTTCCGGAGCCATCTTCCTTGGTTCAGCTTCAGTCATCGTCGGACTTCCTGGAGCATTCATCGCCCTGTTCGCAGCAGTCGTACTGCCTGCTACCGTCGTCAATGCCGGTGCAATGTTCGTCGTATACCCGATCATCAACGGAATCTTAAAGCGTTCTTCCATAAGCGAAGCGGTCACATCAGATCAGCTTCAATAA
- a CDS encoding HIT family protein: protein MSDCIFCKIIDGEIPSTKVYEDENVLAFLDISQVTKGHTLIIPKQHMENVYELSPEAAGHVFQAAPKVASAIKEAFQPIGLNLLSNTGEAAGQSVFHFHLHLIPRYGEGDGFGAVWKTHTDDYTSHDLKEIAASISGHI, encoded by the coding sequence ATGAGCGATTGTATTTTTTGCAAGATCATCGATGGGGAAATCCCATCCACAAAAGTATATGAAGATGAAAACGTGCTTGCCTTCCTTGATATCAGTCAAGTGACGAAAGGTCACACACTGATCATCCCGAAGCAACATATGGAAAACGTCTATGAGCTCTCCCCGGAAGCGGCCGGGCACGTGTTCCAGGCGGCTCCGAAAGTGGCGTCTGCCATCAAGGAAGCGTTCCAACCCATCGGGCTGAACCTCCTCAGCAACACAGGAGAAGCAGCAGGCCAATCCGTGTTTCATTTCCACCTGCATCTCATCCCGCGCTACGGTGAAGGCGACGGATTCGGCGCCGTATGGAAGACCCATACAGACGACTACACCTCCCATGACCTGAAGGAAATCGCCGCATCCATCTCTGGCCATATTTGA
- a CDS encoding ABC transporter ATP-binding protein: MALLEINHLIGGYTRKPVLKDISFSIGSNEIVGLIGLNGAGKSTTIKHIIGLMEAKQGEVSINGKTLKKDPELYRKQFSYIPETPILYDELTLEEHLRLTAMAYGLTEEEYSERLPGLLRAYRMEKKLKWFPAHFSKGMKQKVMIMCAFLIQPSLYIIDEPFVGLDPLGIQSLLDSMEEMKATGAGILMSTHILATAERYCDSFVILHEGKIRAKGTLEDLRREFTMPGATLDDIYIQLTKEESDDE, translated from the coding sequence TTGGCATTATTGGAAATCAACCATTTGATTGGTGGATATACACGTAAGCCTGTATTAAAAGATATTTCCTTCTCAATCGGATCCAATGAAATCGTAGGACTGATCGGATTGAACGGGGCAGGGAAAAGTACGACGATCAAGCATATCATCGGACTGATGGAAGCGAAGCAGGGAGAGGTGTCCATCAACGGGAAGACCCTGAAGAAAGATCCCGAGCTGTATCGTAAACAATTTTCCTACATTCCAGAGACACCGATCCTCTATGACGAGCTCACCCTTGAAGAGCATTTAAGGCTGACTGCCATGGCATACGGATTGACCGAAGAGGAGTATTCCGAGCGTCTACCCGGGTTGCTGAGAGCCTACAGGATGGAAAAGAAACTGAAGTGGTTCCCTGCCCATTTCTCCAAGGGGATGAAGCAAAAGGTGATGATCATGTGTGCGTTCCTGATCCAACCGAGTCTGTACATCATTGATGAGCCATTCGTAGGGCTGGACCCGCTCGGCATCCAGTCACTTCTCGATTCCATGGAGGAGATGAAAGCGACAGGAGCCGGCATCCTCATGTCCACTCACATCCTGGCGACGGCAGAACGATATTGTGATTCGTTCGTCATCCTGCACGAAGGGAAGATCCGTGCAAAAGGGACCCTTGAAGATTTACGAAGGGAATTCACGATGCCCGGAGCAACACTTGACGATATTTACATTCAACTGACAAAGGAAGAATCGGATGATGAATAA
- a CDS encoding ABC transporter permease: MMNNVNGIWKQRVTEYTLELQKYLKYMFNDHLLFVLIFAFGGGAYTYNQWVKTLDPSFPAPMIMAVLLGLVLAWSPVYTFLREADAVFLLPLEKKLKGYFTKSLWVSFGFQSYIQLLVLAAMMPMYVAVTGKGFGTFFPLLIIVLAVKWWNLLMRWQILRFQERGVHFTDSFFRFLLSGTIMYLILSGAHLWVIATIAVIQLLYVGYFMQIAKGKNLKWDLLITLEQQRMLVFYRMANMFTDVPKLKGKVHRRKWLDGLLPDTMDQRKSYRYLYIRSLVRTSEYSGLYIRLTLIGAILIYSNPSLIFGPIAGLLFMYLTGFQLIPLFKRFDYKIWVLLYPVPRELKESSFQTVITQTLFIQAFIFSIPLLARGEWMGGVILLAAGCVFSLLFSRHYLVGRLKKMQDPLHS, translated from the coding sequence ATGATGAATAATGTAAATGGGATTTGGAAGCAACGGGTTACGGAATATACCCTTGAGCTTCAAAAATATCTGAAGTACATGTTCAATGATCACCTTTTGTTTGTCTTGATCTTCGCATTCGGCGGTGGGGCCTATACATACAACCAATGGGTCAAGACATTGGATCCGTCATTCCCTGCCCCCATGATTATGGCTGTCTTGTTGGGACTGGTTCTGGCATGGAGCCCGGTATATACCTTCCTGCGCGAAGCAGATGCAGTGTTCCTTCTGCCCCTTGAAAAGAAATTGAAGGGCTACTTCACGAAAAGTCTCTGGGTCAGCTTTGGTTTCCAATCCTATATCCAGCTTCTCGTGCTCGCTGCCATGATGCCCATGTATGTGGCCGTGACGGGAAAGGGATTCGGCACCTTTTTCCCTCTGTTGATCATCGTCCTTGCTGTGAAATGGTGGAACCTCCTCATGAGGTGGCAGATTCTCCGCTTCCAAGAGAGGGGTGTCCATTTCACCGATTCGTTCTTCCGTTTTCTATTGAGTGGCACCATCATGTATCTCATCCTATCTGGGGCTCACCTGTGGGTCATTGCAACGATTGCCGTCATCCAGTTGCTGTATGTGGGGTATTTCATGCAGATTGCCAAAGGCAAAAACCTGAAATGGGATCTGCTGATCACCCTTGAGCAGCAGCGGATGCTTGTGTTCTACCGCATGGCGAATATGTTTACAGATGTCCCGAAATTAAAAGGAAAGGTCCATCGGAGGAAATGGCTCGATGGCCTATTGCCGGACACAATGGACCAGCGGAAGTCATACCGCTATCTGTATATCAGATCGTTGGTCAGGACAAGTGAATATTCTGGCCTTTATATCAGGTTGACCCTCATCGGCGCCATTCTGATCTATAGCAATCCGTCCTTGATCTTCGGACCAATTGCCGGCCTCCTTTTCATGTATTTGACCGGTTTCCAGCTCATCCCTCTGTTCAAGAGATTTGACTATAAGATATGGGTGCTTCTTTATCCGGTACCCCGGGAGCTGAAGGAGTCATCGTTTCAAACCGTCATCACACAGACGCTCTTCATCCAGGCGTTCATCTTCTCTATCCCATTATTGGCAAGGGGGGAATGGATGGGGGGAGTGATCCTGCTCGCTGCGGGATGTGTCTTTTCGCTTCTGTTCAGCCGTCACTATCTGGTGGGAAGGTTGAAAAAAATGCAGGATCCCCTTCACTCGTGA
- a CDS encoding EcsC family protein, which yields MNVEKEREELDMWKRRFTRKSSRFQRVSKKAQTKMNTWIPEKAHNLITESIRRMVEITLNNGGWLPMNPVTEKGNLQEREESMKARLEFYRKTATVEGAGTGAGGLFLGMADFPLLLSIKMKFLTECSIIHGYDAKAYEERMFLLYVFQLAFSSDEHKRETLSVIEGWDTEKERVKDLDWRTFQQEYRDHIDLIKMLQLVPGIGALVGAYANYQLLDQLGETAKFAYRIRYFSELEKG from the coding sequence ATGAACGTGGAAAAAGAACGGGAAGAGCTCGATATGTGGAAACGCCGATTCACCCGTAAATCATCCAGGTTCCAGAGAGTATCAAAGAAGGCTCAGACGAAAATGAATACGTGGATCCCAGAGAAGGCCCATAACCTGATAACCGAAAGCATCAGGCGCATGGTGGAAATCACGCTGAACAACGGAGGCTGGTTGCCGATGAATCCCGTGACTGAAAAAGGGAATCTTCAGGAAAGGGAAGAAAGCATGAAAGCGCGCCTTGAGTTTTACAGGAAGACGGCAACCGTTGAAGGTGCAGGTACCGGTGCAGGCGGGCTCTTCCTGGGCATGGCGGATTTCCCACTGTTACTATCAATAAAGATGAAGTTCCTTACAGAATGCTCCATCATTCATGGCTACGATGCAAAAGCCTATGAAGAGAGAATGTTCCTCCTGTATGTATTCCAACTGGCGTTTTCGAGTGACGAGCATAAGCGGGAGACCTTGAGCGTGATCGAAGGCTGGGATACTGAGAAGGAAAGGGTCAAAGACTTGGACTGGCGTACATTCCAGCAGGAATACAGGGACCACATCGATTTAATCAAAATGCTCCAGCTTGTACCCGGGATCGGTGCATTGGTCGGCGCTTACGCAAATTATCAGCTTCTCGATCAGCTTGGGGAGACGGCGAAATTTGCTTATCGGATCCGTTATTTCAGCGAGCTTGAAAAGGGGTGA
- a CDS encoding GNAT family N-acetyltransferase, giving the protein MTVSLRPFQPEDVSIIKRLAGDKVLADTIGLPHPYELFHAKEWISTHLSLIEAGKEYNFAIVFQSEIVGTIVIRRNNEHNAGELGYWVGREFWGRGHATSAMETILSFGFRDLALNRMWAMVRDSNKGSRNVLEKTGFVEEARLRQARRRGSDFEDCLLYAITRRDYHSIE; this is encoded by the coding sequence ATGACAGTCAGTTTGCGCCCTTTTCAGCCTGAAGATGTGTCAATCATCAAGAGACTTGCCGGAGATAAGGTGCTGGCAGATACAATCGGTTTGCCGCATCCATATGAACTATTTCATGCAAAGGAGTGGATCAGCACCCATCTATCCCTGATTGAAGCCGGTAAGGAGTATAACTTTGCAATCGTCTTTCAATCCGAGATCGTTGGTACGATTGTGATCAGACGGAATAATGAGCACAATGCAGGAGAATTGGGGTACTGGGTCGGCAGGGAATTCTGGGGACGGGGCCATGCCACTTCAGCGATGGAGACGATCCTGTCATTCGGTTTCCGTGACCTTGCCCTGAATCGTATGTGGGCGATGGTACGTGACTCCAATAAAGGTTCGAGGAATGTCCTGGAGAAAACGGGATTCGTGGAAGAGGCAAGGCTGCGCCAGGCACGCAGGCGTGGCTCCGATTTCGAAGACTGCCTGCTTTATGCAATCACCAGAAGGGATTACCATTCAATTGAATGA
- a CDS encoding DoxX family protein → MSRRKKVLRWFGLVLFSFFFIAAGVFHFIEAQGFARMIPSFLPLKEEAVYLTGILEFILAILLLIPKTRRKTGIVTAVYLVLIFPANIYAAVKGIPAPGSEEANAPLLWVRLLFQPLLIWWVLAVSKVEKNRSFYS, encoded by the coding sequence GTGTCACGTCGAAAAAAAGTATTGAGATGGTTCGGTCTCGTTCTATTCTCTTTCTTCTTCATTGCAGCGGGAGTATTCCATTTCATAGAGGCCCAAGGCTTTGCGCGGATGATCCCTTCGTTCCTTCCTCTGAAGGAGGAGGCGGTCTACCTGACGGGGATACTCGAGTTCATACTCGCCATCCTCCTTCTCATTCCGAAGACGAGGAGAAAAACCGGTATCGTAACGGCCGTCTATTTGGTCTTGATCTTTCCTGCCAATATCTATGCTGCCGTCAAAGGCATTCCCGCCCCCGGATCGGAAGAAGCAAACGCTCCCCTGCTTTGGGTGAGGCTCCTCTTCCAGCCGCTCTTGATCTGGTGGGTTCTAGCTGTCAGCAAGGTGGAAAAGAATCGCAGCTTTTATTCATAA
- a CDS encoding antibiotic biosynthesis monooxygenase family protein, which translates to MKIYMTTGTHDFLKTIKDDHPGEKMVLMQGEDGLLIHESEGDSVFSSPRTYDILDSSGELTEEGFVVCNNIPVTDEGRPLFEYRFTNRAGLVEEVEGFISIRVLRPQSSDTYVVMTQWKDEKSFLGWQESNQYKKAHAKRGTESGIDNKKDIFPRSSYVTKYHVTTI; encoded by the coding sequence ATGAAGATTTATATGACGACAGGGACCCACGATTTCCTTAAGACGATCAAAGACGATCATCCAGGGGAGAAGATGGTCCTCATGCAGGGAGAAGATGGACTTTTGATCCACGAAAGCGAAGGGGACAGCGTCTTCAGTTCCCCCCGCACCTATGACATCCTCGATTCATCCGGGGAACTCACGGAAGAAGGCTTTGTGGTTTGCAACAATATACCTGTAACGGACGAAGGGCGCCCTCTATTCGAATACCGCTTCACCAATCGTGCCGGTCTTGTGGAAGAAGTGGAAGGATTTATCTCAATCAGGGTGTTGAGACCCCAAAGTTCTGATACATATGTGGTCATGACACAGTGGAAGGATGAAAAGAGCTTCCTTGGTTGGCAGGAATCCAATCAGTATAAAAAGGCTCATGCCAAACGCGGCACTGAATCCGGAATCGACAATAAGAAAGATATCTTCCCGCGTTCATCCTATGTGACAAAATATCATGTGACGACCATCTGA
- the hemE gene encoding uroporphyrinogen decarboxylase: MKAMNDTLLRAARGEETEHTPVWFMRQAGRSQPEYRAIKEKYSLFEITHQPELCAYVTRLPVEQYDVDAAILYKDIMSPLPSIGVDVEIKTGIGPVIDQQIRSMSDVEKLGEIHPEEDVPYVLDTIRLLTTEQLSVPLIGFAGAPFTMASYMIEGGPSKNYNKTKAFMYEQPQSWFALMDKLSDMTITYGKSQIKAGASAFQIFDSWVGSLNVQDYRYFIKPYMERIFNELKESGVPLILFGVGASHLAREWHDLPVDVVGLDWRLSIKEARGMGLTKTLMGNLDPAILLAPWEVIEERTKAILDQGMELPGHIFNLGHGVFPQVNPDTLKRLAAFVHDYSSR, translated from the coding sequence ATGAAAGCAATGAATGATACGCTGCTGCGTGCAGCAAGGGGAGAAGAAACGGAGCATACTCCGGTATGGTTCATGAGACAGGCTGGACGTTCCCAGCCAGAATACAGGGCAATCAAAGAGAAATATTCTCTGTTTGAGATCACTCATCAGCCTGAACTCTGCGCATATGTGACGAGACTTCCGGTCGAGCAATATGATGTGGATGCGGCCATCCTTTACAAGGATATCATGTCACCACTGCCATCGATCGGGGTGGATGTAGAGATCAAGACGGGAATCGGTCCGGTCATCGACCAACAGATCCGCTCCATGTCGGATGTGGAGAAACTCGGTGAAATCCATCCGGAAGAGGACGTTCCGTACGTTCTTGATACGATCCGACTGCTGACAACCGAGCAGCTGTCGGTTCCCCTGATCGGATTTGCAGGGGCGCCGTTCACCATGGCAAGCTACATGATCGAGGGAGGGCCATCAAAGAATTATAATAAGACGAAGGCCTTCATGTATGAACAGCCTCAAAGCTGGTTCGCCCTCATGGACAAACTGTCTGACATGACGATCACGTATGGGAAATCACAGATCAAGGCAGGAGCATCGGCGTTCCAGATTTTTGATTCCTGGGTCGGTTCACTGAATGTACAGGATTACCGTTATTTCATAAAGCCTTATATGGAGCGCATCTTCAATGAATTGAAAGAATCCGGTGTTCCCCTAATCCTCTTCGGGGTGGGTGCGAGTCATCTGGCAAGGGAATGGCATGACCTGCCGGTGGACGTCGTCGGTCTGGACTGGAGACTATCCATCAAGGAAGCAAGGGGAATGGGGCTTACGAAGACCCTTATGGGTAATCTTGATCCTGCGATCCTCCTTGCACCATGGGAAGTCATCGAAGAGCGTACAAAAGCGATACTGGATCAAGGCATGGAACTGCCTGGCCATATCTTCAACCTGGGGCACGGAGTGTTCCCTCAGGTGAATCCGGACACATTGAAGAGGCTCGCTGCCTTTGTGCACGACTATAGTTCGAGATAA
- the hemY gene encoding protoporphyrinogen oxidase, with protein MADRTNKRVVVIGGGITGLAATFYLQKEAREKGLPYDVKLVESTHRVGGKVQTVKRDGYVIEKGPDSVFTTNDSILKLAGELGISDTLVTNEKGKSFVIAGGELYPIPGGSIVGIPTQIAPFVTTNLFSLTGKMRAAADFLLPRSQMTEDQSLGTFFRRRMGDEVVDHLIEPLLTGIFAGDIDQMSLMSTFPQFYELEQKHRSLIAGIKKNSQKETSEGGFLTFTGGLQSMIDALEAKIEPGTVYKSMKATHIRKEDKGYSVTFANGSIECDAIILAAPHHVVQRLLPQEEYLEFLKEMPATSVATVAMGFDNDAIKQKRDGTEFLVSRNSDFSLTAAAWTHRKWPHTAPTGKALIRSYLGKPGDEAIVDLSDDQIEQIVIEDLNKIVELKAKPEFTIVSRYKQSMPQYTVGHRDRIREMARKAEESIPGIFITGSSFEGLSIPDCVVQGEAAVEKTLQFLQD; from the coding sequence ATGGCAGACAGAACGAATAAGCGGGTCGTCGTGATCGGCGGGGGCATCACCGGATTGGCGGCAACCTTTTATCTTCAAAAAGAAGCACGCGAAAAGGGGCTTCCTTATGATGTAAAACTTGTGGAGTCGACGCACAGGGTCGGCGGCAAGGTGCAGACCGTCAAAAGGGATGGGTATGTGATTGAAAAAGGCCCTGATTCCGTTTTCACGACCAATGACTCGATCCTGAAGCTGGCCGGGGAACTGGGGATCAGCGATACATTAGTGACGAATGAGAAAGGGAAGTCCTTTGTGATTGCCGGGGGCGAATTATACCCGATCCCGGGAGGTTCGATCGTAGGGATCCCTACCCAGATCGCGCCTTTTGTAACCACCAATCTTTTCTCCCTCACCGGTAAGATGAGGGCAGCAGCAGATTTCCTCCTGCCACGGTCTCAAATGACAGAGGATCAATCACTCGGTACTTTTTTCAGGAGGAGAATGGGGGATGAAGTGGTGGATCATCTCATTGAACCCCTTCTGACGGGCATTTTTGCAGGGGATATTGATCAGATGAGCCTGATGTCAACCTTTCCCCAATTCTATGAACTAGAACAAAAACATCGCAGTTTGATAGCAGGAATCAAGAAGAACAGCCAGAAAGAGACGTCAGAAGGCGGATTTCTAACCTTTACCGGCGGACTGCAGTCCATGATCGACGCCCTGGAGGCGAAGATTGAACCTGGGACGGTGTACAAGAGCATGAAGGCGACCCATATCCGGAAAGAAGACAAAGGATATTCCGTCACCTTTGCCAATGGAAGCATCGAGTGCGATGCGATCATACTGGCTGCCCCTCACCATGTGGTCCAAAGACTTCTTCCCCAGGAAGAGTATCTGGAGTTTCTGAAAGAAATGCCTGCCACTTCTGTCGCCACCGTTGCCATGGGCTTCGACAATGATGCGATCAAGCAGAAAAGGGACGGCACTGAGTTCCTTGTGTCTAGAAACAGTGATTTTTCCCTCACGGCAGCCGCATGGACGCATCGAAAGTGGCCGCATACGGCACCGACGGGGAAAGCACTGATCAGGAGCTACTTAGGGAAACCAGGGGATGAAGCGATCGTGGACCTTTCAGATGATCAGATCGAGCAGATAGTCATCGAGGATCTGAACAAAATCGTGGAGTTGAAGGCGAAGCCGGAATTCACCATTGTGTCGAGATATAAACAATCCATGCCTCAATATACGGTCGGACACAGGGACCGCATCAGGGAAATGGCAAGAAAGGCGGAGGAATCCATTCCCGGTATCTTCATCACCGGAAGCTCCTTCGAGGGACTGAGCATACCTGACTGTGTTGTGCAGGGGGAAGCGGCAGTGGAAAAGACCCTGCAATTTCTTCAAGATTGA
- a CDS encoding TetR/AcrR family transcriptional regulator: protein MEVKTIDRKKQIVDAATKSFSLFGYKATTMDQVAKLANVGKGTIYTFFSNKEELFDEIAFSLMDEMKGRAEKAISPTVTFSENVHNALFSMLEYRKEHKLTIKLYQEAREMGTPAVSDALQKLEQMVVEFLSERISRAIESKAIKPCNPEMTAFVMLKLYVALIFDWERERGELDKDEIANLFKLYLIEGLSI, encoded by the coding sequence ATGGAGGTGAAAACCATCGACCGTAAAAAACAGATCGTGGATGCAGCTACTAAATCTTTTTCGCTATTCGGGTATAAGGCAACGACCATGGACCAGGTTGCAAAGCTTGCGAATGTAGGGAAAGGGACCATCTATACGTTTTTCAGCAACAAAGAAGAGCTGTTCGATGAAATAGCGTTTTCCCTAATGGATGAAATGAAAGGCAGAGCTGAGAAAGCCATCTCTCCTACCGTCACTTTTTCCGAGAATGTTCATAATGCCCTGTTCTCTATGCTGGAATATCGGAAAGAGCATAAGCTCACCATCAAACTTTATCAGGAAGCAAGGGAAATGGGCACGCCTGCTGTCTCCGATGCCCTGCAGAAGTTGGAACAGATGGTGGTGGAGTTCCTGAGTGAGCGGATATCAAGGGCCATCGAGTCAAAAGCGATCAAACCGTGCAACCCCGAGATGACGGCTTTCGTTATGCTGAAGCTTTATGTGGCTCTTATCTTCGATTGGGAGCGCGAACGGGGAGAACTCGATAAAGATGAAATCGCCAATCTTTTTAAGCTTTATTTGATTGAAGGGTTATCTATTTGA